In Chloroflexaceae bacterium, a single genomic region encodes these proteins:
- a CDS encoding NAD-dependent epimerase/dehydratase family protein: MRHNDRSAELRAAFEGSRVLITGGAGFIGSNLAHALCDLGAEITIVDSLIPEYGGNLHNLVAIRDRVRLNIADVRDEHSMNYLVQGHDYLFNLAGQTSHLDSMRDPYTDLEINCRSQLSILESCRKHNPGIRVVYASTRQIYGKPDYLPVDERHLLHPTDVNGINKMAGEWYHILYNNVYGIRACALRLTNTYGPRMRVKDARQTFLGIWIKRVIDGEPIQVWGDGLQIRDFTYVDDCVEALLLAAKEPGAYGQVFNLGSDETINLRDLAALLIEVNGGGCYEIVPFPADRKPIDIGDYYGDYRLIQGRLGWSPRVRLREGLARTLAYYREHREHYW, translated from the coding sequence ATGCGACATAATGACCGAAGCGCGGAATTGCGCGCGGCATTCGAGGGCAGCCGGGTGCTGATCACGGGGGGGGCCGGCTTCATTGGTTCAAACCTGGCCCATGCGCTGTGCGATCTCGGCGCCGAGATTACGATTGTCGACTCCCTGATTCCCGAATACGGCGGCAACCTGCACAACCTCGTCGCCATCCGCGACCGCGTGCGTCTGAACATTGCCGATGTGCGCGACGAGCACTCCATGAACTACCTGGTGCAGGGCCACGATTATCTCTTCAACCTCGCCGGCCAGACCAGCCATCTGGACTCGATGCGTGATCCGTATACCGATCTGGAAATCAATTGCCGTTCCCAGCTTTCCATCCTCGAATCGTGCCGGAAACACAACCCTGGCATCAGGGTGGTTTATGCCTCGACCCGCCAGATCTATGGCAAGCCCGATTACCTGCCGGTGGACGAGCGACATCTGCTGCATCCCACCGATGTCAACGGGATTAATAAGATGGCGGGCGAGTGGTACCACATTCTGTACAACAACGTTTATGGCATTCGCGCCTGCGCCCTGCGCCTGACGAACACCTATGGCCCGCGCATGCGCGTCAAAGACGCTCGGCAGACCTTCCTGGGCATCTGGATCAAGCGGGTCATTGACGGCGAGCCGATCCAGGTCTGGGGAGACGGCCTGCAAATCCGCGATTTCACCTACGTGGACGACTGTGTGGAGGCGCTGCTGCTGGCGGCCAAGGAGCCGGGCGCCTACGGCCAGGTCTTCAATCTGGGCAGCGACGAGACGATCAACCTGCGCGACCTGGCAGCGCTGTTGATCGAGGTCAACGGCGGGGGATGCTACGAAATCGTCCCCTTCCCCGCCGACCGCAAGCCAATAGACATCGGCGACTACTACGGCGATTACCGGCTGATCCAGGGACGCCTGGGCTGGTCGCCACGGGTGCGCCTGCGCGAGGGTCTGGCACGCACCCTGGCCTACTACCGCGAGCATCGCGAACACTACTGGTAG
- a CDS encoding PspC domain-containing protein, whose translation MYPSPRLERSRSDVMIAGVCGGLARYLNIDSTIVRLVFVLLAFSGPALLIYPLLWLVMPRERPANPGTPAMHPGQVFVATGETQRLRIDPMTGAPNEPEEIPISNLGSEPAASRVNGRGRLLGYILLGLGVYLILQMIWPGIGSLLFPALLIAGGIYLLRRAR comes from the coding sequence ATGTATCCATCCCCCCGGCTCGAGCGCAGCCGTTCCGACGTGATGATCGCCGGCGTCTGCGGCGGTCTGGCGCGTTATCTGAACATCGATTCGACGATTGTGCGTCTGGTCTTCGTGCTGCTGGCCTTCAGCGGCCCGGCGTTGTTGATCTACCCGCTGCTCTGGCTGGTAATGCCCCGCGAGCGCCCGGCGAACCCCGGTACGCCGGCGATGCATCCGGGGCAGGTGTTCGTCGCCACGGGCGAGACGCAGCGCCTGCGGATTGACCCGATGACCGGCGCACCCAACGAGCCAGAGGAGATACCGATCTCCAATCTGGGATCGGAGCCTGCCGCCAGCCGCGTGAACGGGCGCGGGCGGCTGCTGGGCTATATTCTGCTAGGTCTGGGAGTATATCTGATCTTGCAGATGATCTGGCCGGGGATCGGCTCGCTGCTCTTCCCGGCGCTGCTGATCGCTGGCGGCATCTACCTGTTGCGCCGGGCACGATGA
- a CDS encoding Crp/Fnr family transcriptional regulator → MAIAHRGDESVQQRLWSVLEPLGSNQAFRRHSSIYTPGQPAQTLYLLQAGQVSLQMLSSEGRVLTVKVVEPGQIFGHSALDGGEGYDTYAVALQPVRVVAVPRAAVLQALYSQPDLGAALVELVGQYRLTVGRRLDEVAFKSVPARLASVLLEMSEDQTAGPKPQQRVPRRTHQQLAEMINAYRETVTKVINQFRDARLLDVDRSGITLLNPSRLRELAQN, encoded by the coding sequence ATGGCTATTGCGCATCGTGGCGACGAGTCGGTACAGCAGCGGCTATGGTCCGTACTCGAGCCCCTTGGCTCGAATCAGGCCTTCCGACGCCACAGTTCAATCTACACCCCCGGCCAGCCCGCCCAGACTCTGTACCTGCTTCAGGCGGGCCAGGTCAGTCTCCAGATGCTCTCCAGCGAGGGGCGGGTGCTCACCGTCAAGGTGGTCGAGCCCGGACAGATCTTCGGCCATAGCGCCCTCGATGGCGGCGAGGGCTACGATACGTATGCCGTGGCTTTACAGCCGGTGCGGGTCGTTGCCGTTCCGCGGGCCGCCGTGCTCCAGGCCCTGTACAGCCAGCCCGATCTGGGGGCCGCGCTGGTCGAGCTTGTTGGGCAGTATCGCCTCACCGTCGGCCGGCGCCTCGACGAAGTGGCCTTCAAATCCGTGCCGGCGCGCCTGGCCTCGGTGTTGCTCGAAATGTCTGAAGATCAGACTGCGGGGCCAAAGCCGCAGCAGCGCGTTCCGCGCCGCACCCACCAGCAACTTGCCGAGATGATCAACGCGTATCGCGAGACGGTCACCAAAGTGATCAATCAGTTCCGCGACGCCCGCCTGCTCGACGTGGATCGCTCAGGCATCACGCTGCTTAATCCCTCACGCCTGCGCGAACTGGCGCAGAATTGA
- a CDS encoding VanW family protein, which translates to MRKPLVSTRASEPAPEEVRVPRRRLRRRRRSRGVEWFVVLLAVIALGALMGVIGMLLAEREMARRIYPNISVRGVSVGGMTLDEAYRAVERHYGAFLYNPVVLAYGERTWRPSAEELGLRLEIDDALQEAFAYARNDSRLNNLRTALAIWEQGVDLPLRLEVDQRAMQRYLARIAAELETPPQDAAVALAGAQVLATPEQWGLQVLVDETLHDMTAAIQGLERTTVAVRTRALEPRLRDAEAAPVAASLRLMLDGPLVLEGAGGACAAGCRWSLAPERLAEWISVRRVRGADGEPTYAVSVDQSRIRAALLPIAAALRQEGGLPAVAWNNGNLRIVTPGDPGLGLDADEAIAAVNMALNGGPRRIKLPMEPIPPPVTERNLASLGITERLGLGVSSFARSEQYRITNIQAGARRMNGVLIPPGATFSFNQQLGPVNAANGFVEGLAIVENRTQKEWGGGLCQVSTTVFRAAFFAGLPITERHEHAFRIGWYEELGEPPGLDAAIFTPYNDVRFVNDTGGWLLMESYVDLARQRLSVALYGPATGRSVTYTHRVLEQTPAPTTPVYVNDPSKPRGYLRRTDIARGGIKVVIERTVTANGQVLARDRFLTEFKPWPNIYVRGVGG; encoded by the coding sequence ATGCGCAAACCGCTAGTGTCAACCCGGGCGTCCGAGCCGGCGCCGGAAGAGGTTCGCGTCCCGCGGCGGCGGCTCCGGCGGCGCCGGCGCAGTCGCGGCGTCGAGTGGTTCGTGGTACTGCTTGCTGTAATCGCCCTTGGCGCGCTGATGGGCGTCATTGGCATGCTGCTGGCCGAGCGGGAGATGGCGCGGCGGATCTATCCTAACATCAGCGTGCGCGGCGTATCCGTGGGGGGAATGACCCTCGATGAGGCGTATCGCGCGGTTGAGCGCCACTACGGCGCGTTCCTGTACAACCCGGTCGTGCTTGCCTATGGCGAGCGCACCTGGCGCCCCAGCGCTGAGGAACTGGGTTTGCGCCTGGAGATTGATGACGCTTTACAGGAAGCGTTTGCCTATGCCCGGAACGACAGCCGGTTGAACAATCTGCGCACGGCTCTGGCCATCTGGGAACAGGGGGTGGATCTGCCATTGCGCCTGGAGGTGGACCAGCGGGCCATGCAGCGGTACCTGGCGCGCATCGCCGCGGAGCTGGAAACCCCTCCGCAGGACGCGGCGGTGGCCCTCGCCGGCGCGCAGGTGCTGGCGACCCCAGAGCAGTGGGGGCTACAGGTGCTGGTTGATGAGACGCTTCACGATATGACCGCCGCCATACAGGGGCTTGAGCGCACCACGGTGGCGGTGCGCACCCGCGCGCTCGAGCCGCGTCTGCGGGACGCCGAGGCGGCCCCGGTGGCCGCTAGCCTGCGGCTCATGCTCGACGGCCCGCTGGTGCTGGAGGGCGCTGGCGGCGCCTGCGCAGCGGGTTGCCGCTGGTCGCTTGCGCCCGAGCGGCTGGCGGAGTGGATCAGTGTGCGCCGGGTGCGCGGCGCCGATGGCGAGCCGACCTACGCGGTGAGCGTGGACCAGAGCCGTATTCGCGCCGCGCTGCTCCCGATAGCTGCAGCGCTGCGTCAGGAGGGCGGCCTGCCCGCCGTAGCCTGGAACAATGGCAATCTGCGGATCGTCACGCCGGGCGATCCGGGACTGGGCCTCGATGCCGATGAGGCCATTGCCGCCGTGAACATGGCGCTCAATGGCGGCCCGCGACGAATCAAGCTGCCCATGGAGCCGATTCCACCCCCGGTGACCGAGCGCAACCTCGCCAGCCTGGGCATTACCGAGCGTCTGGGGTTGGGGGTGAGTTCCTTCGCCCGCTCGGAGCAGTACCGCATCACCAACATTCAAGCCGGGGCGCGGCGTATGAACGGCGTGCTCATTCCTCCGGGGGCGACCTTTTCCTTCAATCAGCAGCTTGGCCCGGTGAATGCCGCTAACGGCTTCGTCGAAGGTCTGGCGATTGTTGAGAATCGAACCCAGAAAGAGTGGGGCGGCGGCCTGTGTCAGGTGTCCACGACCGTCTTCCGGGCGGCGTTCTTCGCCGGATTGCCGATCACCGAGCGCCACGAGCACGCCTTTCGCATCGGCTGGTATGAGGAACTCGGCGAGCCGCCCGGTCTCGACGCCGCCATCTTTACTCCCTACAACGATGTGCGCTTCGTGAACGACACCGGCGGCTGGCTGCTGATGGAGAGCTACGTTGATCTGGCGCGACAGCGTCTGAGCGTAGCGCTGTATGGCCCGGCAACCGGACGCAGCGTGACGTACACCCACCGCGTGCTCGAACAGACCCCGGCCCCAACAACGCCAGTGTACGTCAACGACCCCTCGAAGCCGCGCGGCTACCTGCGGCGCACCGATATCGCCCGCGGAGGGATCAAGGTGGTGATCGAGCGCACCGTGACCGCCAACGGGCAGGTGCTGGCCCGCGATCGGTTTCTCACCGAGTTCAAGCCCTGGCCCAACATCTATGTGCGCGGCGTCGGCGGGTAA
- a CDS encoding CBS domain-containing protein — MKAREIMTRQVISILADATVEDAARLLARNRISGLPVLNAEGTLVGLVTEHDLISRSGRLVSDIMSRSVITVSPDTEIEQVQHLLTNQRIRRVPVVENGRVVGIVSRSDLVRQIAMRWVCGVCGEIVRGLEPPAGCPRCGADQKAFVHDVVPPGM, encoded by the coding sequence ATGAAAGCGCGTGAAATCATGACCCGGCAGGTCATCAGCATCCTCGCCGATGCGACGGTAGAAGATGCGGCCCGGCTGCTGGCTCGCAACCGGATCAGCGGCCTGCCGGTGCTGAATGCCGAGGGCACGCTCGTAGGTCTGGTGACCGAGCACGACCTGATCTCCCGCAGCGGGCGTCTGGTGAGTGACATTATGAGCCGCAGCGTGATCACCGTCAGCCCGGACACCGAGATCGAACAGGTGCAGCATCTGCTGACCAACCAGCGTATCCGGCGCGTCCCGGTGGTTGAAAACGGCAGGGTCGTCGGCATCGTCAGCCGATCAGACCTGGTGCGGCAGATCGCGATGCGCTGGGTCTGCGGCGTCTGCGGCGAGATCGTGCGCGGCCTCGAGCCGCCGGCAGGTTGCCCGCGTTGCGGCGCCGACCAGAAAGCCTTCGTTCACGACGTGGTGCCGCCAGGGATGTGA